One Aspergillus oryzae RIB40 DNA, chromosome 2 genomic window carries:
- a CDS encoding uncharacterized protein (predicted protein), translated as MIPHRSTALLTIIVFIALLLVIFSASPRPDSSSEVTGPARYVPRPKLPSLSDLHLPSFHPTVHTPPEPQPNSTSGESKWFSNWAWINPFSSSITLDENRSVLPPLRDRPFIYTYYEPTKGDDEKDTQQADAQILLAWRRAWFAQGFRPVILGRAEAMNNDLYSLMQPMKLTPKLENELFRWLAWGHMGDGLLADWHCFPMARYDDDLLSSLRRGTDPAVITRFDRIDSALFAGEKTRINNAIKEAVKKASETSNSMLDLVPPEFFRIESPPTSLAFYDSATIHSDYPTLSEKSSSTAGRLALAELINAHLHNTFQNAFPAGIAVLKPFTEHTTALVEPALRLAKALVQCPKSPVPSSCPPNQPKCHPCDAGKPMQVSQPATYRNTTRVFTIGTLPHPYTLISLQQDSAEVTTRHIRRETERDPWLTEVTKEQLGVDIGGSSRAVVFKKAVADDAMVGTSLWMTVESLPSEAGQSLPSDLLDEFEWQFGFQIPREDNNVDSKNEGDIKESVQNANPSRQGVAKEYDILKQAREVLKSKETNRIGIKDVAEAWNLADTEVWRFVRAYRARSVVERKKWQEDEKDFVGAKLKD; from the exons ATGATTCCTCACAGGAGTACTGCGCTTCTCACAATCATCGTTTTTATCGCGCTTCTTTTGGTGATATTCTCAGCATCTCCGCGTCCAGACTCTTCATCTGAAGTCACCGGCCCAGCCAGATATGTACCCCGACCGAAGTTGCCTTCGTTGAGCGATCTTCATCTACCTTCATTTCACCCAACGGTTCATACGCCGCCCGAACCACAACCAAACAGTACTAGCGGCGAGTCGAAGTGGTTTAGCAATTGGGCTTGGATTAAcccattctcatcttccataaCCCTCGACGAGAACCGCTCAGTACTGCCTCCTTTACGAGACCGACCGTTTATATACACATACTACGAACCAACCAAgggcgatgatgaaaaggataCGCAACAAGCCGATGCTCAGATTCTTCTTGCATGGCGCAGAGCTTGGTTTGCGCAAGGATTCCGGCCTGTTATTCTGGGTCGCGCAGAGGCTATGAATAATGATCTTTATTCGCTGATGCAACCCATGAAACTTACCCCTAAACTTGAGAATGAGCTGTTCCGCTGGCTCGCCTGGGGCCATATGGGGGATGGCTTACTTGCAGATTGGCACTGCTTTCCGATGGCGCGTTACGATGATGACCTCCTGTCTTCTTTGCGACGCGGTACCGATCCGGCTGTGATTACCCGGTTTGACCGCATTGATAGCGCTCTGTTTGCGGGAGAGAAAACACGGATCAATAATGCGATCAAGGAAGCAGTCAAGAAAGCCTCTGAGACTTCGAACTCTATGTTAGATCTGGTTCCTCCAGAGTTCTTCAGAATCGAGTCACCACCGACTTCTCTAGCTTTCTATGACTCTGCTACTATCCATTCCGACTACCCGACACTTTCAGAgaaatcatcatcaacagcgGGCCGACTCGCGTTGGCAGAGCTCATCAATGCGCATTTACATAATACTTTCCAGAACGCATTCCCAGCCGGCATAGCTGTCTTAAAGCCATTTACTGAACATACTACTGCTTTGGTAGAGCCAGCCTTGCGGCTCGCCAAAGCCCTCGTTCAATGCCCTAAATCCCCTGTGCCATCATCTTGTCCTCCAAACCAGCCGAAGTGCCATCCCTGCGATGCAGGAAAGCCGATGCAGGTTAGCCAGCCGGCTACCTACCGAAACACGACTCGAGTGTTCACCATAGGGACTCTTCCCCATCCATACACTCTTATTAGTTTGCAGCAGGATTCGGCGGAAGTTACCACCCGGCACATCCGTCGCGAGACGGAGCGTGACCCATGGCTGACAGAAGTCACTAAGGAACAGTTGGGCGTTGACATTGGTGGATCATCACGCGCCGTGGTCTTCAAAAAGGCCGTCGCCGATGACGCCATGGTCGGTACTTCCTTGTGGATGACAGTCGAGTCCTTGCCTTCCGAGGCCGGCCAGTCCCTCCCATCTGACCTTTTAGACGAATTCGAATGGCAATTTGGATTCCAGATTCCTCGGGAGGATAATAATGTGGACTCTAAGAACGAAGGTGACATCAAGGAGTCCGTGCAGAATGCCAACCCTAGCCGACAAGGCGTCGCAAAGGAGTACGACATCCTAAAACAGGCCAGGGAAGTCTTGAAGAGCAAGGAGACCAATCGGATTGGCATCAAAGATGTGGCAGAAGCCTGGAACCTGGCAGACACGGAAGTATGGCGATTTGTGAGAGCGTACCG GGCCCGAAGTGTTGTGGAACGTAAGAAGTGGCaggaggacgagaaagaCTTCGTTGGCGCTAAACTAAAGGACTAA
- a CDS encoding putative xanthine dehydrogenase HxA (xanthine dehydrogenase): protein MAPGILTSPGPEVSPLKTSSLAQLTEEWDDTIRFYLNGTKVTLDSVDPELTLLEYLRGIGLTGTKLGCAEGGCGACTVVVSHVNPTTKKLYHASVNACLAPVISVDGKHVITVEGIGNVKNPHAVQQRIAIGNGSQCGFCTPGIVMSLYALIRNNPEPSEHAVEEAFDGNLCRCTGYRPILDAAQSFKASGGCGKSSANGGTGCCMEKQTGSGGCCKGSSEVATANGDSLKLTAPEFISHRPDTELIFPPTLHKHEFRPLVFGNKRKRWYRPVTLQQLLEIKHVHPDAKVIGGSTETQIETKFKAMRYSASVYVGDIPELRQFSLQDDHLEIGANVSLTDLESICDEALERYGPVRGQPFTAIKKQLRYFAGRQIRNVASPAGNLATASPISDLNPVFVATNTVLVAKSLGGDIEIPMTEFFKGYRTTALPPDAIIGSLRVPTASENGEYMRAYKQSKRKDDDIAIVNAALRVSLSSSHDVTSVNLVFGGMAPMTVSARKAEAFLVGKKFTHPATLEGTMSALEQDFDLQYGVPGGMASYRRSLALGFFYRFYHDVLSGVELNSTDIDHDVIGEIERAISCGEKDHEASAAYQQRVLGKAGPHVSALKQATGEAQYTDDVPVLQNELFGCMVLSTKPHANIISVDPSAALDIPGVHDYVDHRDLPSPEANWWGAPVADEVFFAVDKVTTAGQPIGMILAKSAKTAEEAARAVKIEYEELPAILTIEEAIEAESFFAHNHYIKNGDTEAAFRHADHVITGVSRMGGQEHFYLETQACVAIPKPEDGEMEIWSGTQNPTETQTYVAQVTGVAANKIVSRVKRLGGGFGGKETRSIQLAGLCATAAAKTRRPVRCMLNRDEDIITSGQRHPFYCRWKVGVTKEGKLLALDADVYANGGHTQDLSAAVVDRSLSHIDGVYNIPNVHVRGRICKTNTVSNSAFRGFGGPQGMFMAESFMSEIADHLDIPVEKLRMDNMYKHGDKTHFNQELKDWHVPLMYNQVLEESSYMERRKAVEEYNKKHKWSKRGMAIIPTKFGISFTALFLNQAGALVHIYHDGSVLVAHGGVEMGQGLHTKMTMIAAEALGVPQSDVFISETATNTVANTSSTAASASSDLNGYAIFNACEQLNERLRPYREKMPNAPMKELAHAAYFDRVNLSAQGHYRTPDIGYVWGENTGQMFFYFTQGVTAAEVEIDTLTGDWTPLRADIKMDVGRTINPSIDYGQIEGAFIQGQGLFTTEESLWHRASGQVVTKGPGNYKIPGFRDIPQVFNVSLLKDVEWENLRTIQRSRGVGEPPLFMGSAVFFAIRDALKAARKQYNVHEVLSLRSPATPERIRVSCADPIIERARVLPKEGEKSFFVEI from the exons ATGGCGCCCGGCATCTTGACGTCGCCGGGGCCTGAAGTGTCTCCTCTAAAGACTAGCTCACTGGCCCAGTTAACGGAGGAATGGGATGATACCATTCGCTTCTACTTGAATGGCACGAAAGTGACCCTCGACTCTGTGGATCCGGAGCTCACCCTTTTGGAATACTTAAGGGGAATTGGTTTGACAGGAACAAAGCTAGGCTGTGCAGAGGGAGGCTGTGGTGCTTGCACCGTG GTGGTGTCGCACGTGAACCCTACGACCAAGAAGCTCTATCACGCGTCGGTAAACGCTTGTCTTGCGCCAGTCATAAGTGTGGATGGAAAACATGTTATTACTGTTGAAGGCATTGGAAATGTGAAGAACCCCCACGCGGTCCAGCAACGAATTGCCATCGGTAACGGAAGCCAGTGTGGTTTCTGTACACCAGGTATAGTGATG AGCCTCTATGCGCTTATACGCAATAATCCTGAACCATCAGAACATGCTGTGGAAGAAGCTTTTGATGGAAATTTGTGTCGTTGCACCGGATACAGGCCGATACTAGACGCCGCCCAGAGCTTCAAAGCTAGTGGTGGCTGCGGGAAATCAAGTGCCAATGGTGGAACTGGCTGTTGCATGGAAAAGCAGACTGGCTctggaggatgttgcaagGGTTCGTCCGAGGTGGCGACAGCCAATGGCGATTCTTTGAAGCTTACGGCACCTGAGTTCATAAGTCATAGGCCAGACACAGAACTGATATTTCCGCCCACTCTTCACAAGCATGAGTTTCGGCCCTTGGTTTTCGGTAATAAGAGAAAGAGGTGGTACAGACCGGTTACTCTACAGCAGCTCTTGGAGATCAAGCATGTGCACCCAGATGCTAAAGTTATCGGTGGCAGTACCGAGACTCAGATTGAGACAAAATTCAAGGCGATGCGATATAGTGCTTCGGTCTACGTCGGTGATATTCCGGAACTTCGCCAGTTCTCGTTACAAGACGATCACTTGGAGATTGGGGCGAATGTCTCTTTGACTGATTTGGAGTCAATATGTGATGAAGCCTTAGAGCGATATGGGCCGGTGCGAGGCCAGCCCTTTACTGCTATCAAAAAGCAGCTTCGGTATTTTGCCGGGAGACAAATTAGAAACGTGGCGTCTCCGGCCGGTAATTTGGCTACCGCTTCCCCCATCTCGGACTTGAACCCAGTCTTCGTGGCAACAAACACTGTACTGGTTGCCAAATCACTAGGAGGGGATATTGAGATTCCAATGACCGAATTCTTCAAAGGTTACAGGACTACGGCCCTTCCACCGGATGCTATAATCGGCAGTCTGCGCGTCCCTACTGCATCAGAGAATGGGGAGTATATGCGGGCTTACAAACAGtccaaaaggaaagacgacGATATCGCTATTGTCAATGCCGCCTTGCGGGTTTCGCTCTCGTCTTCACATGATGTGACGAGCGTAAACCTCGTGTTTGGCGGTATGGCCCCAATGACTGTGTCTGCACGAAAGGCAGAAGCTTTCTTGGTAGGCAAGAAATTCACGCATCCTGCGACCCTTGAGGGCACCATGAGTGCTCTAGAACAAGACTTCGATCTGCAGTACGGAGTGCCCGGTGGTATGGCTAGCTATCGTCGGTCTCTTGCTCTAGGATTTTTCTACCGATTCTATCATGACGTTTTGTCGGGGGTCGAGTTGAACAGTACGGACATCGACCACGACGTGATTGGTGAGATTGAAAGAGCTATCTCTTGCGGGGAAAAGGATCATGAGGCTTCAGCGGCATATCAACAGCGAGTATTAGGGAAAGCTGGCCCTCATGTCTCGGCGTTGAAACAGGCCACTGGCGAAGCGCAGTACACTGATGATGTACCTGTCCTACAGAACGAGTTGTTTGGTTGCATGGTTTTGTCGACGAAACCGCATGCAAATATTATCAGCGTTGATCCATCTGCTGCTCTCGATATCCCTGGAGTTCATGACTATGTGGATCACAGAGATCTTCCCAGTCCAGAGGCTAATTGGTGGGGTGCTCCTGTAGCCGATGAGGTGTTTTTTGCAGTAGATAAGGTTACAACTGCTGGACAGCCCATTGGTATGATCCTCGCAAAGTCGGCCAAAACTGCCGAAGAGGCTGCGAGAGCTGTAAAAATCGAGTATGAGGAGCTGCCGGCTATACTAACcattgaagaggccattGAAGCCGAATCGTTCTTCGCGCACAACCACTACATCAAAAACGGCGATACAGAAGCGGCTTTCAGACATGCTGACCACGTTATCACTGGCGTATCGAGGATGGGAGGCCAGGAGCATTTCTACCTGGAAACCCAAGCGTGCGTCGCCATTCCCAAACCTGAAGACGGGGAAATGGAGATCTGGAGTGGCACACAAAATCCCACCGAAAC TCAAACATACGTCGCTCAGGTCACAGGGGTAGCAGCCAACAAGATAGTCTCAAGAGTTAAGCGACTaggtggtggatttggtggtAAAGAGACTCGATCAATTCAACTTGCTGGCCTATGTGCGACGGCTGCAGCTAAAACAAGACGGCCCGTTCGGTGTATGCTTAAccgtgatgaagatattATAACTTCAGGTCAGCGTCACCCGTTCTACTGCCGTTGGAAGGTTGGCGTGACCAAGGAAGGGAAGCTCCTTGCCCTCGATGCTGATGTATATGCCAACGGTGGACACACACAAGATCTTTCTGCCGCAGTTGTGGACAGGTCCTTGTCACATATTGACGGAGTGTATAACATCCCGAACGTTCATGTCCGGGGTCGTATTTGCAAGACAAATACAGTCTCAAATTCCGCGTTCCGTGGATTCGGTGGACCACAGGGCATGTTCATGGCGGAAAGCTTCATGTCGGAGATCGCGGATCATCTGGATATCCCAGTCGAAAAGCTTAGGATGGACAATATGTATAAGCACGGAGATAAGACCCACTTTAACCAGGAGCTCAAAGACTGGCATGTTCCCTTGATGTATAATCAAGTCTTGGAGGAGAGCTCGTATATGGAACGTCGAAAAGCCGTGGAGGAATACAATAAGAAGCACAAGTGGTCAAAACGTGGCATGGCTATCATTCCGACAAAATTCGGCATCTCCTTTACGGCCTTGTTCCTGAACCAAGCTGGGGCTCTCGTTCACATCTATCATGACGGGAGCGTTCTTGTCGCCCACGGTGGTGTTGAAATGGGCCAGGGGCTGCATACTAAGATGACTATGATTGCGGCAGAAGCACTAGGCGTTCCTCAGTCAGACGTGTTCATTTCCGAAACAGCCACAAACACAGTCGCAAATACCTCGTCTACAGCTGCGTCGGCCAGTTCCGACCTCAATGGTTACGCTATTTTCAATGCCTGTGAGCAACTCAACGAGCGTCTTCGGCCTTATCGGGAAAAGATGCCGAATGCCCCAATGAAAGAACTCGCGCATGCAGCTTACTTTGACCGAGTCAACCTCTCTGCTCAGGGGCATTATCGTACCCCAGATATTGGCTATGTCTGGGGCGAGAACACAGGCCAAATGTTTTTCTACTTCACACAGGGTGTGACAGCCGCCGAAGTTGAGATCGACACACTAACCGGTGATTGGACTCCGTTACGTGCAGACATCAAGATGGATGTCGGCCGCACCATCAATCCCTCTATCGACTACGGACAGATAGAGGGAGCCTTCATTCAGGGTCAAGGTCTCTTTACGACAGAGGAAAGCCTCTGGCATCGTGCCTCAGGCCAGGTTGTCACTAAGGGACCCGGAAACTACAAGATTCCCGGATTTCGGGACATTCCCCAGGTTTTCAACGTTAGCCTTCTCAAGGACGTTGAATGGGAAAATCTTCGTACAATCCAACGATCTCGTGGTGTCGGTGAACCACCCCTTTTCATGGGAAGCGCTGTTTTCTTTGCTATCCGTGACGCTCTGAAAGCAGCACGGAAGCAGTACAATGTTCACGAAGTTCTCAGTCTACGAAGTCCGGCCACCCCCGAACGGATTCGGGTCAGCTGCGCTGATCCCATTATCGAACGGGCAAGAGTATTGCCtaaggaaggagagaagagctTTTTTGTTGAGATTTGA
- the prm1 gene encoding pheromone-regulated protein PRM1 (predicted protein) gives MVFSRSGRSIFPLLPPYGAHDPNGGPGRAVPLHPDGITPYLGLRARLSQVWLNRWTILLLLVLARVLIAATGMQSDMDSAKREAQSACTSVETMGSAMASMPHYLSRGVNELTASGVEAAVNGLISMLLLTITGVEALIIFFIKVMYQTYLCLFTMVVRGSTQAALGVIQDTTEFLNKTVQTVGEDIGKAVETFESGLNKFLSGINKVASAFGGEVPTLNISKNIDELKDIHLPGSINDTIDKINSSIPTFDEVDKFVTDVLKFPFEEVKSLINGSLGNYTFDRSALPVPAKEQLTFCDENNGINTFFRKVAETIVAARKIFLAVLIIAATLVCVPVAWQEIRRWRTMKERSQIVRKDAHDPMDVVYIVSRPHTAGAGIKAASRFSNSRRQILVRWAIAYATSPAALFVLCLALAGLFACLCQYLLLKAIERTVPELTSEVGEFAEKVVTSLQNTSAKWANDTNGVIDGMSNDINKNVLGWVNTSTTAVNDTLNAFVDKTTGVLNDTFGGTILYSPLQDVFNCLIGLKVASVQKGLTWVHDHAHVDFPHVPNDILSKGADSSINNSTSASDSFLANPGDKTSDKITEVVMRVLNKIKEGVRTETIISACVLGIWFINFLFGLIRAMILFWGRDKNRGEGGGAPINNNPDVNGFTEVPLTAIPNTQAASLPAPRYEVALKTPPVVGHFHEDEKMGYAGQRALKVDGTSDLRGSSYIEYGIEKR, from the coding sequence ATGGTGTTTTCGAGGTCTGGACGATCTATTTTCCCGCTACTCCCACCGTACGGCGCGCATGATCCAAATGGCGGTCCCGGGCGTGCAGTACCGCTGCACCCCGATGGTATTACACCGTATCTAGGACTGCGAGCTCGTTTATCACAAGTGTGGCTAAATCGTTGGACGATCTTGCTACTCCTTGTCCTAGCCCGAGTTTTGATAGCGGCAACTGGGATGCAGTCGGACATGGACTCAGCCAAGCGCGAAGCCCAATCTGCCTGCACGTCAGTTGAGACGATGGGGAGCGCCATGGCTTCAATGCCCCATTATCTTTCACGGGGAGTGAATGAGCTTACAGCCTCTGGTGTTGAGGCAGCAGTTAACGGCCTCATATCTATGCTGTTGCTCACAATCACTGGAGTCGAAGCGCTGATAATCTTTTTCATCAAAGTTATGTATCAGACGTACCTCTGTTTATTCACGATGGTTGTTAGAGGTAGTACGCAAGCTGCGCTCGGCGTGATACAAGATACCACCGAATTCTTGAACAAAACAGTCCAAACAGTCGGTGAAGACATCGGCAAGGCCGTCGAAACTTTTGAATCTGGTCTTAACAAATTTTTGAGTGGAATCAACAAAGTTGCGAGCGCTTTCGGTGGAGAAGTGCCGACGCTTAACATCTCAAAGAACATCGACGAGTTGAAGGACATTCACCTCCCAGGATCAATCAACGACACTATCGACAAGATCAACAGTTCCATCCCAACGTTTGATGAGGTCGACAAATTTGTCACAGACGTCTTGAAGTTCCCTTTCGAGGAAGTCAAGAGCCTCATCAATGGGTCTTTGGGAAATTACACCTTCGACCGCTCAGCGTTACCTGTTCCTGCGAAGGAACAGCTGACCTTCTGCGATGAAAACAACGGGATCAATACGTTCTTCAGGAAGGTCGCTGAAACCATCGTAGCTGCTCGCAAAATCTTCCTCGCTGTTCTGATTATCGCTGCAACTCTTGTTTGTGTCCCGGTAGCCTGGCAGGAGATACGTCGTTGGCGCACCATGAAAGAGCGCTCTCAGATCGTCCGAAAAGATGCGCATGATCCGATGGACGTTGTCTACATCGTTTCTCGTCCTCACACCGCAGGTGCAGGCATCAAAGCAGCAAGCAGGTTCAGCAATAGTCGTCGACAAATATTGGTGCGGTGGGCCATTGCATACGCAACCTCACCGGCCGCCCTATTCGTCCTGTGCCTTGCCCTTGCTGGACTCTTCGCCTGCCTTTGCCAGTATCTGCTACTGAAGGCTATTGAGAGGACAGTACCGGAACTAACAAGCGAAGTCGGCGAGTTTGCCGAGAAAGTGGTCACTTCTTTACAAAATACATCTGCCAAATGGGCGAACGACACCAACGGAGTCATCGATGGCATGAGCAATGACATCAACAAGAACGTCCTCGGCTGGGTAAACACCAGTACAACAGCCGTGAATGATACTTTGAACGCCTTTGTCGACAAGACAACAGGAGTCCTCAACGACACGTTCGGAGGTACCATCCTGTATAGCCCACTGCAGGACGTCTTCAATTGCTTGATCGGTCTCAAGGTGGCATCTGTCCAAAAAGGCCTTACCTGGGTCCATGACCATGCTCACGTTGACTTCCCACATGTACCCAACGATATTCTCTCCAAGGGTGCTGACAGCAgcatcaacaacagcacaaGCGCATCCGACAGTTTCCTCGCCAACCCAGGCGACAAGACGTCCGACAAAATTACCGAAGTCGTCATGCGGGTCCTCAATAAAATCAAGGAAGGCGTCCGAACAGAAACCATCATATCGGCTTGCGTACTGGGCATATGGTTCatcaactttctttttggcctcATCCGCGCCATGATTCTTTTCTGGGGCCGGGATAAGAACCGAGGCGAGGGTGGTGGCGCTCCCATAAACAATAATCCAGATGTCAACGGCTTCACCGAGGTCCCATTGACTGCTATTCCCAATACACAAGCCGCCTCGCTACCTGCTCCTCGATATGAAGTCGCCCTGAAAACCCCGCCCGTCGTCGGTcatttccatgaagatgagaagatggGATACGCTGGTCAAAGGGCGCTCAAGGTTGATGGGACGTCTGATCTGCGTGGAAGTAGCTATATTGAGTACGGAATCGAGAAACGTTGA
- a CDS encoding uncharacterized protein (predicted protein): MELPPVSTDRVTYPGNKTDIEDQEQPLEEESQSGDMDPLEDVITSRGLQERAGLQLDQVLKVQQLNEASDFTVTDLDKNVTTNTSQESTDMNEMVLCSGQLIYSRRRLAWPGWKHCLRKFC; this comes from the exons ATGGAATTGCCCCCAGTCTCCACAGATCGGGTTACATACCCGGGAAACAAGACAGATATTGAAGACCAAGAACAACCTCTAGAAGAGGAATCACAGTCAGGGGATATGGACCCTTTAGAAGATGTAATCACTTCACGTGGACTTCAGGAAAGGGCAGGCCTGCAATTAGACCAAGTGCTGAAAGTGCAGCAACTGAATGAGGCTTCGGACTTCACTGTCACGGATCTTGACAAAAACGTGACAACAAACACAAGTCAGGAATCTACCGATATGA ACGAAATGGTTCTTTGTTCTGGTCAATTAATTTACTCCA GACGCAGGCTCGCCTGGCCCGGTTGGAAGCATTGTCTGAGGAAGTTTTGTTAA
- a CDS encoding uncharacterized protein (predicted protein), protein MMEPVQASKKKKKKKSKKKPKKRLPLDIGNIDSPSNHALNQAGLSVRVPNVQLLSEEAPPSDDPSCSTQSQDLSEPSPSPYSQEADPKTEHPISTKPGKDFTAPYATQYEDRLQVEHKDTIECHEGHSTERVLGTGTREQTYRDALLGTIDRRDKRVSCTDPTTKFDTAEHNAALHAHPAPLAIEEWPSITGDTPAERDTREKMPKASSSIDSGQDEEVSSTMSSACAQPSRLGQSTRKTKASSKEKLPPIQEVTSEALQGYPHVNPHSPHAERGSISSEIQCHLTCTPKSSKSTSTGWTSAEPQGTPQTESSEIEATETKNHHQKISTETRNVVISQTKGSHAHPSSSLSSERLGRCTTTVQKYISTQKPEGFFWQLDSHGFSCAKARCEKRCNLWDGATVICPRCGPFSEIRYCCKEHLLEDIKYHWLYCGQMTFEHPCRENSIPRDVRDGPPLVPCLHPYDTPERHRQAVYFNVKAREGDYFIFSDWTDLVTAGFPESNVEVRCSSRVIYTIRFEDANEKDRFRRVLATCLFSTSTSLIYHLYLLITYFLAVTIEVTELIDYLFRLIRDKLRSQSAPIELEAALKYQFQQEYCVTIQQHITGERHACVTDWDGRNRRNCQDAICRAEYRRLLGSLGGKGHCQLIDHLEGSYWILRAARTTHPDVTDAKARMRGEGFSDVADEDRREFRRGAGWDGAGTGDLEIEGINDD, encoded by the coding sequence ATGATGGAGCCAGTTCAAGCAtctaagaaaaagaagaagaagaagagcaagaagaagcctaaGAAGCGTTTGCCTCTTGATATTGGAAACATTGACTCTCCCAGCAATCACGCGTTGAACCAGGCTGGTCTAAGTGTGCGTGTGCCTAATGTGCAACTCTTAAGCGAGGAGGCACCTCCTAGTGATGACCCGTCTTGTTCGACTCAAAGTCAGGATCTGTCCGAGCCTAGCCCATCCCCATACTCGCAGGAAGCTGACCCCAAGACTGAACATCCTATCTCTACTAAGCCGGGAAAGGACTTCACAGCCCCTTATGCGACTCAATATGAGGACAGATTGCAAGTCGAGCACAAGGATACGATAGAATGCCACGAGGGTCACTCGACAGAGCGTGTATTGGGTACTGGTACTCGTGAGCAGACCTACCGGGATGCACTTCTGGGTACAATCGATCGTAGAGACAAAAGAGTCTCATGTACAGATCCAACCACAAAATTTGACACAGCAGAGCATAACGCTGCATTACATGCACATCCAGCCCCGCTGGCAATCGAAGAGTGGCCGAGTATCACAGGAGATACGCCAGCTGAGAGAGATACACGTGAGAAAATGCccaaagcttcttcttcgatcgATTCAGGACAAGATGAGGAGGTATCAAGCACCATGTCTTCCGCCTGTGCTCAGCCATCCCGCCTTGGTCAATCCACACGCAAAACCAAGGCTTCTTCAAAGGAGAAGCTGCCTCCTATACAAGAAGTGACAAGTGAGGCGCTTCAGGGTTATCCGCATGTAAACCCGCATTCTCCTCATGCTGAGCGAGGTAGCATATCCAGCGAGATTCAATGTCACCTTACATGTACACCGAAGTCCTCAAAATCTACCTCCACAGGTTGGACTAGCGCCGAACCTCAGGGCACACCACAGACCGAATCCTCCGAGATTGAAGCCACGGAAACCAAGAACCACCACCAGAAGATCTCCACCGAGACAAGAAATGTTGTGATCTCCCAAACTAAGGGCAGCCATGCACATCCCTCGTCATCTCTGAGCTCTGAGAGACTAGGTCGATGCACCACAACCGTACAAAAGTACATATCGACCCAAAAACCAGAAGGATTTTTCTGGCAGCTCGATAGCCACGGATTCTCCTGCGCGAAGGCAAGATGTGAGAAGCGTTGCAATTTATGGGATGGTGCAACTGTCATCTGCCCCCGATGCGGGCCATTCTCAGAAATTCGTTATTGTTGCAAAGAGCACCTCCTGGAAGACATAAAGTATCATTGGTTGTACTGCGGACAGATGACCTTTGAGCATCCTTGCCGAGAGAATTCGATCCCCCGGGATGTGAGAGATGGGCCACCCCTAGTTCCTTGCCTTCACCCTTATGATACACCTGAACGTCATCGTCAGGCCGTTTATTTCAATGTGAAGGCTCGTGAGGGGGACTATTTCATCTTCTCAGACTGGACCGATTTGGTGACAGCCGGCTTCCCAGAGAGCAACGTCGAGGTGCGGTGTTCAAGCCGGGTCATCTATACCATCAGGTTCGAAGATGCAAATGAAAAAGACCGGTTTCGTCGTGTTCTAGCGACATGTCTCTTCAGTACGTCGACTTCCTTAATCTACCATCTATACCTACTAATCACTTATTTCCTTGCAGTGACCATCGAGGTTACCGAACTTATTGACTACCTATTCCGGCTAATTCGAGACAAACTTCGGTCACAGTCCGCCCCCATAGAGCTTGAAGCCGCACTCAAGTATCAGTTCCAACAGGAATACTGCGTGACCATACAGCAACATATCACCGGAGAGAGGCACGCCTGTGTGACGGATTGGGATGGAAGGAACCGTCGTAATTGCCAGGATGCTATCTGCCGGGCTGAATATCGTCGTTTGCTTGGATCTCTTGGGGGAAAGGGCCATTGTCAGCTCATTGATCACTTGGAAGGCAGTTACTGGATTCTTCGAGCGGCGAGAACCACCCATCCTGATGTAACTGATGCCAAAGCGCGTATGCGTGGAGAGGGCTTCAGCGACGTCGCGGATGAAGATAGGAGAGAGTTCCGCCGGGGCGCAGGATGGGATGGTGCTGGAACTGGGGATTTGGAGATTGAGGGAATCAATGATGATTAA